A region of the Variovorax sp. 54 genome:
ACACGATCACCCGGAAAATCCAGGAACTCGGTATCGAATGAAAAGGCCCTCTCAGGGCCTTTTTTTATTACCGGCTGCGTTGGCCTAGCGTGAGCGAGTCGAGCTGGAACTTGCCGCTCTTGTCCCAGAGCCAGGTGTCGACGTACGTGTGGCCGCCGAGCTTGCCGGGGCTCGGCAAGGGCGAGGTCGCCTTGATCAGGTCCGCGATCATCGGCGGCACTTCGGGCGCATGGCTGGGCACGCGGCTGAAGGTCACGTTGGTGATCTTGCCGTTCGCGTCGATCTCGGTCTCGACCACCACCACGGCGTACACCAGCGGCGGGATCTTGCCCTTGTAGATGCGGCTGGCGTAGGCCTTGTAGATGTGGCGCGCGCCGGTCTTGCGGTAGGTGCGGATCGCGGGCGTCTGCGCGGTGATGAGCCGCACCGTCGGCACGTCGCGACTGCCTTCCGTGGCGGTTTCGCCGCTGGGCGATGTGCTGCCCGTGCCGCTTTCCGAGCCGCCGCCCGGCTTGAGGACCGAGCAGGCGGCCAGCGCGAGCGCCGCCGCGGCGATCGCGGCAGAACGGGCCAGGCGTGCGGCGATCGGCGTCGTCATGGCCGTCAGGCGCCTGGGCCGAGTTCGAGCACCACCGGGGTGTGGTCGCTCGGCTTTTCCCACTTGCGCGGCACGCGGTCGATGACGCAGCCCTTCACGCGCGGCAGCAGCGGCTCGCTCACGAGGATGTGGTCGATGCGCAGGCCGCGGTTCTTCTGGTAGCCCAGCATGCGGTAGTCCCACCACGAGAAGCTCTTTTCGGGCTGTTCGAACATGCGGAAGCTGTCCGTCAGGCCCAGGCCGAGCAGCGCCTTGAAGTGGTCGCGCTCTTCGGTCGTGTGGTGGATCGTTTCCTTCAGGCCCACCGGGTCGAAGCTGTCGCGGTCTTCGGGCGTGACGTTGAAGTCGCCCAGCAGCACGAGGTTCGGGTGCGCCGCGAGCTCACGGGCCACGTAGGCGTGCAGTGCGTCGAGCCACTTCATCTTGTAGGCGAACTTCTCGCTGCCCGGCTCCTGGCCGTTCACGAAGTAGCCGTTCAGCACGCGCAGCGGGCCCGAGGGCGTGTCGACGGTGGCCGCGATCACGCGCGACTGCTCGTCGGCGAAGTTCTCGATGTTCTTCACCACGTCGCGCAGCGGCGAGCGGCTGAGGATGGCGACGCCGTTGTAGGTCTTCTGTCCGAACACCGCCGCCTCGTAGCCGGCCGACTTCAGCACCTCGAGCGGAAACTTGTCGTCGGTCATCTTGAGCTCTTGCAGGCAAAGCACATCGACCGGGTTGGCGATGAGCCAGTCGAGCACGTGCTGCAGACGCGCGGTGAGGGAGTTGACGTTCCACGTGGCGATTTTCATGGCGGCGCTGAGTGATTGATTTCGAAAATTCTGTTGCGGGTGCGTGGGGTGCCGTGGGCGTGTGTGCCCGGCCCTGTACGCGGCGGGGGCGCTGCACCGTGGCCGGGCGCGCCTCGCCAGCTTAGCAAAAGCTTCGTGGGGCCCGGGCAGGGTATGGGTAAGCGGGCGCAACAGCAACACCCGCAGGGCGGGTGTGCGGCGCATGGGCCGGGCGGGGGGGCGAGTCGCACCGGGGCCGGGCGACGGGTCTCAGTGGCGGATGGACGCCGGAATCAGGGCGCCGCGCCCACCGCGTTGGCGGCCCGGCAGGTGTCGACCTCCAGGCGCGTGGGCAGCGCAAAGCAGCGGGCGTCCGCCTCGCGCGCCACGGCTTCGCGCAGTTGCCGTTCCTGCGCCGTCTCCACCTGCAGCTCGACGAGCCACTTCATGAGCAGCGCCATCACGATCAGCAGCACCACGGAGGCCGCGAGCAAGGTCGTGCGCCAGCTCTGGACGCGGAAGACGGAAGCGTTGGACGTGCTCATGTGTTGATCCTCAGCGCGACAGCTGCGGAAAGATCCAGATGCTCATGCCGAGCACCACGCCCGCGCCCAGCGACATCGCCGCCGCGGTCGCGAACAGGCAGGCCACGACCAGGCTCGGCACGACCACCGACATGCTCAGGAATGCGATGGCGACGAGCACATAGGCCAGCACGGGCAGCAAGGCGATGTAGGCCGGCCGCGGGGTGCCGGCAGGCAGCTCGTCGGGACTCATGTCACGCAGAAACGGGTTCAGCATGGCGAGTCGGTGGCGAGGTCCGAAGGCGCAGGCGCGCGCATCGCGCTGGCGATCGTGGATGTGTTCATGGGGCTCCCTGCGGTCACTGTTTTTTTCTCGCACGCCGCGCCGGCCCTCGCCGAACGCACGCGGTGCAACGAACGGGACGATAGTTGCGTCATTAACAATTGCACAGGGAAATGCGCACATTTGTGAGTGATTTGCGTGCGACACGGCCAATCTCCGCGCCGGTTTGCGCAGTACGTCACACGCATGCGGCGCCGGACCCTGCAGACCCCGCCAGGCGCGCCCCGTCCGCAGAACCGCTACATTGCATGCCCCATGGACCGCCTCGAGAACATAGAGACCTTCGTGCGGGTCGCACAGACCCAGAGCTTTGCCGAGGCCGCGCGCCAGCTGCGGGTGTCGAAGTCGGTGGTGACCAGCCGCGTGAAGCAGCTCGAAGACCATGTCGGCGCGCCGCTGTTCCACCGCAGCACGCGCGTGGTCCGGCTCAGCGACGTGGGGCAGGCCTTCCTGCGCGACTGCGTCGAGCTGGTCGGCCGGGCCAACAACATCATGGACCAGATGCGCGACGCCAAGGACGGGCCCACCGGCACGCTGCGCGTGCATGCGCTCACCGGTTTCGTGCTGGGGCATTTCGCCACATTGCTGCGGGCCTTCCAGGTGAGCTTTCCGGACATCCACCTCGAACTCATCGTGAGCGATGCGGTGGTCGACCCGGTGAAGGCGGGTGTCGACTGCGCGCTGCAGATCTTTCCGGCGGCGTCGACCGATCTGGTGTCGCGCCCGCTGTTTCCGGTGCGCCGCGTGTTCTGCGCCACGCCCGAGTACCTGGGCGCGCACGGCCGGCCCGCGAGCCCGCGCGAGCTGCACAAGCACACGCTCGGCCTGTACTCGGGCTACCCCACGCGCGACCGCTGGACCTTCCACCACGCGGGTGAACAGGTCACGATGTACATGAGCGCCGCGTTGCTCACCAACAGCGTCCACCTGCTGCGCGAATACGCCATGGAGCACGCCGGCATCGTCTGCCTGCCGACGCTGGTGGCCGGCGAGGCGATCCTGCGCGGCGACCTGGAAGTGGTGCTGCCGGCGCACCAGCTGTCGTCGTTCTCGCTGAACGCGGTGTACGCGGGCACCTCGCGCAATGCCTTCAAGCTGCGGCTGTTCATCGAGCACCTGACCCAGGCCTTCTCGAAGGTGCCGCCGTGGGACGCGGCCATGATCGAACGGGGCCTGCTGCCGCCGGGCCTGATCTCGGACGCCTGACGCGAACGTCGTCCGTTCCGGGGTAAACCCTGTGCATTGACCGGATTTGCCGAACAATGCGGCCCGCGTTTCGGGCCTACCGCTCCGGCCCCCCGTTTCCTACAGTGCAGACATCGCAGCCGCCACGCTGCATCGTCCGGCACCTCAGGAGACACCCATGACCGTCGCATACCAGACCCGCTTCGGGTCCCTCAAGCATTTCGAGAAAGGCCACGTCGAACCGATCGACGACGACGTGCGCCACTACGCGTTCTCCAACTGCTTCGAGATCGCCAGCATCAGCGCACCGTACGAGAAGGTCGTGTTCGGCCAGAACCAGATCTACGTGCTGGAAACGCTTCGCGCCGAAGGCACCTCGCCCTGGTACACGAGTGCGCACGACGAGTTCGCGCTGGTGATGGACGGCGAGGTCGAAGTGCACCTCGTGCAGCTCGATGCGGCCCAGACCGTGGCCGACACCGAGAAGAACGGCGCCGTGTGCGTGAAGGGCGAACCCCAGGGCAAGAAGATGGGCTGGATGAAGCTCTCGCGCGGCCACCAGGGCCTGCTGCCGAAGAACACGGCCTACCAGTTTCGCGTGACCGGCGACCCCGGCGTGATCGTGCTGCAGACCTGCAAGGGCGATTTGTCGGTCGAGAAATGGGCCGACATCTGCCAGACGCACTGAACGCACCCGCCATCCAGGAGCCACACCATGAACGCACCCGCAGAACTCGCCAAGGTCCTCGCATCACAGCCCCACGCCACGCTCGGCTACAAGGATTTTTCGCTCGGCAGCTTCGGCTTCCGCCGCGACGAGTACTTTGCCCACATCACCTGGAAGACCCGTGACGGCCGTCCCATGAGCCACACCATGGACGCCGGCAGCTACCTGCGCGCGCTGATGCGCGACGTGGCCTGGGGCTTTTTCTACGGCTGGGTCAACTTCGACAACGTGTTCGGCACCGTCAACCACTACGAGTCGGTCGACCTCTATGCCGGCAGCTTCAACGGCACCATGAAGGACGCGGGCATCGACCTGCTCGAGAACTTCCCCACCGCGCAGATCCGCGCCACCTTCGAGGCCATGCTCGACGACTGGACCAACGAGAGCTTCGACCCTTTTGCCGCGCCGCAGGAAACCGGCTCTCCCTACGGCCGCAAGAGCGGCAACAACACCGCCAAGATCACCCGGGCGCGCGAGCTGGCCAAGCGCTGCGTGGGCCTGAAGGGCGATCTCGACCTGCGCAGCGACGCGCGCGGCGCGCCCATCAACCGCGCTTTTGCCGACGTGCCGCAGGGCCAGCCCGAGCTGCACCCCGAGCCCGGCTTCGAGAACGAGGTGCACGCCTTCAACCTCTTCGGCTTCCTGAGCCGTTCGCAGGTGACGTGGAACCCGAGCTTCACCTCGGTGGTGAAGCACAGCTACATGTGCCCGACGACCGAGGAGCACATCCTGCCGATCATCCACGGCAACGACCGCGTCGAGTGGTTCTTCCAGATGACCGACGAGATCCACTGGGACTGCGGCGACAAGAACACCGGCAAGCCCATGGCCCGCGTGATCATGAAGGCCGGCGACATGGCCGCCATGCCCGCCTACTGCCGCCACCAGGGCTTCAGCCCCAAGCGCTCGATGCTGCTGGTGTGGGAGAACGGCTCGCCGAGCCTGGTCTTCGAGATCCAGAAGGGCGAAAGCCCGGAGATTCCGGTCGAGTTCTGAATGGCTCCCTCTCCCGCGAGCGGGAGAGGGCTGGGGTGAGGGTGGTGTTCGAGCCACCGCCGCCCCCTCACCCCAACCCTCTCCCCAAGGGGCGAGGGAGGAATGCAAAAACATGAAGCCCAATGACATTGCCACCGCGGCAGGCCTTCGCACGCCCATCCGCCACCAACTCTTCATCGACGGCCGCTTCGTCGACGCCGAATCCGGCGAGACCCTGGCCACACTGAACCCGCACGACAACACGCCCATCGTCCAGGTCGCGCTGGCCGGCAAGGCCGACGTCGACAAGGCCGTGGCCGCCGCGAAACGTGCGTTCCCGAAGTGGAGCCGCATGGCCGCCGCCGACCGTGGCCGCATCCTGCTGAAGCTGGCCGACCTCATCGAGGCCAACGGCGAAGAGCTCGCACGGCTCGAATCGCTGGACACCGGTCACCCGATCCGCGACTCGCGCCGGCTCGACGTGCCGCGCACCGCCGCGTGCTTTCGCTACTTCGGCGGCATGGCCGACAAGTTCCAGGGCGAGACCATTCCGGTGGAAGAGGGCTTTCTCAACTACACGCTGCGCGAGCCCGTCGGCATCGTCGGGCAGGTGGTGCCGTGGAACTTCCCGCTCATGTTCACGAGCTGGAAGATGGCGCCCGCGCTCGC
Encoded here:
- a CDS encoding LysR family transcriptional regulator codes for the protein MDRLENIETFVRVAQTQSFAEAARQLRVSKSVVTSRVKQLEDHVGAPLFHRSTRVVRLSDVGQAFLRDCVELVGRANNIMDQMRDAKDGPTGTLRVHALTGFVLGHFATLLRAFQVSFPDIHLELIVSDAVVDPVKAGVDCALQIFPAASTDLVSRPLFPVRRVFCATPEYLGAHGRPASPRELHKHTLGLYSGYPTRDRWTFHHAGEQVTMYMSAALLTNSVHLLREYAMEHAGIVCLPTLVAGEAILRGDLEVVLPAHQLSSFSLNAVYAGTSRNAFKLRLFIEHLTQAFSKVPPWDAAMIERGLLPPGLISDA
- a CDS encoding hydroxyquinol 1,2-dioxygenase is translated as MTVAYQTRFGSLKHFEKGHVEPIDDDVRHYAFSNCFEIASISAPYEKVVFGQNQIYVLETLRAEGTSPWYTSAHDEFALVMDGEVEVHLVQLDAAQTVADTEKNGAVCVKGEPQGKKMGWMKLSRGHQGLLPKNTAYQFRVTGDPGVIVLQTCKGDLSVEKWADICQTH
- a CDS encoding general secretion pathway protein GspL gives rise to the protein MSTSNASVFRVQSWRTTLLAASVVLLIVMALLMKWLVELQVETAQERQLREAVAREADARCFALPTRLEVDTCRAANAVGAAP
- a CDS encoding hydroxyquinol 1,2-dioxygenase, with the translated sequence MNAPAELAKVLASQPHATLGYKDFSLGSFGFRRDEYFAHITWKTRDGRPMSHTMDAGSYLRALMRDVAWGFFYGWVNFDNVFGTVNHYESVDLYAGSFNGTMKDAGIDLLENFPTAQIRATFEAMLDDWTNESFDPFAAPQETGSPYGRKSGNNTAKITRARELAKRCVGLKGDLDLRSDARGAPINRAFADVPQGQPELHPEPGFENEVHAFNLFGFLSRSQVTWNPSFTSVVKHSYMCPTTEEHILPIIHGNDRVEWFFQMTDEIHWDCGDKNTGKPMARVIMKAGDMAAMPAYCRHQGFSPKRSMLLVWENGSPSLVFEIQKGESPEIPVEF
- the xth gene encoding exodeoxyribonuclease III yields the protein MKIATWNVNSLTARLQHVLDWLIANPVDVLCLQELKMTDDKFPLEVLKSAGYEAAVFGQKTYNGVAILSRSPLRDVVKNIENFADEQSRVIAATVDTPSGPLRVLNGYFVNGQEPGSEKFAYKMKWLDALHAYVARELAAHPNLVLLGDFNVTPEDRDSFDPVGLKETIHHTTEERDHFKALLGLGLTDSFRMFEQPEKSFSWWDYRMLGYQKNRGLRIDHILVSEPLLPRVKGCVIDRVPRKWEKPSDHTPVVLELGPGA